The genome window AACTAGAAAGGTAACTACAAGAATGGCAGTATATTTTTACGGCTGTATCACCATGGATGGCTACTTGGCAGACAGCCAGCACAGGATAGACTGGCTGCATCAGCTTGGTTCTGTAGAGGATACAGGCTATGATGACTTTTACAGGCAAATGGATATCACCATCATGGGCAAGCGGACCTTTGAGGAAATTCAGGATTTGCAAGATGTAGAAAGTTTTTATCAAGCTACGGAAAACTATGTCTTTACGCATGATAGACACCTGCCTGTCAGCAATTACCAGCCAGTAGCTGGGGATGTGGTGGATTTTGTTCACCAGATTGACAAAGGCAAAAATGTCTTTGTGATTGGTGGTAATTCCTTGGTAGGACCGCTCTTGGATGCGGATCTTTTCGACCACCTCATTATTCAGATAGCGCCCCTTATCCTAGGAAAGGGGGTTCCCCTCTTTACCCAAGAGGAAGGGCAGCGCTTTTACCAACTGGATAGCCTCAGACAATTTGGCCCTTTTGCAGAGCTGGTTTTCAGCCGAAAAAGTCAGAAATAGAGAAGGGAGTGGACCGCATGATTAAAATTTACGACACCATGTCTCGTGATTTGCGAGAATTTGTCCCAATCGAGGACGGCAAGATCAAGATGTATGTTTGTGGGCCAACTGTATACAACTATATCCATGTCGGCAATGCCCGCTCAACAGTAGCCTTTGATACCATTCGTCGCTACTTTGAATACCGTGGCTACGAAGTTGCCTATATTTCCAATTTCACGGATGTGGATGATAAGATTATCAACCGTGCCAAGGAAGAAGGCATCACGCCACAGGAGGTTGCGGACAAGTACATTGCTGCCTTTCGTGAAGACGTGACAGCCTTAGGCGTCAAACCTGCTACTCGCCATCCACGTGTAGTTGAGTTTATGGATGACATCATTCGTTTTGTCGCTGACTTGATTGAAAAAGGTTATGCTTATGAGAGTCAAGGGGATGTTTACTTCCGTGTAGAAAAATCACATAACTATGCTAAATTGGCCAATAAAACCTTAGAAGATTTGGAGCTAGGTGCTTCAGGTCGTACCGATGAAGAAACGGCTCGCAAGGAAAATCCTGTAGACTTTGCCCTTTGGAAAGCTGCAAAACCAGGCGAGATTTCTTGGGAAAGTCCTTGGGGACCTGGTCGTCCGGGTTGGCATATCGAGTGTTCGGTCATGTCGACAGAGATTTTGGGCGATACCATTGATATCCACGGTGGGGGAGCAGATCTGGAGTTTCCGCATCACACCAATGAAATTGCCCAGTCTGAAGCCAAAACAGGCAAGACCTTTGCCAACTACTGGATGCACAATGGCTTTGTCAATATCGACAATGTTAAGATGTCTAAATCCTTGGGGAATTTCATTACAGTCCATGATGCCCTTAAGACCATTGATGGTCAAGTATTGCGTTTCTTCTTTGCGACTCAACATTACCGTAAGCCTATCAACTTTACGGAAAAAGCAGTGCATGATGCAGAGACAAATCTTAAGTATCTAAAGAACACTTACGAGCAACCATTTTCTGGAACGGTAGACGCTCAAGAGTTGCAGAACTTTAAAGATAAGTTTGTAGCAGCCATGGATGAGGACTTTAACTCTGCCAACGGTATTACAGTTGTCTTTGAAATGGCCAAATGGATCAACTCCGGCAACTATGATACAAGTGTTAAGGAAGCTCTTGCGGCTATGTTAGAGGTCTTTGGGATTGTCTTTGTTGAGGAAGTTTTGGATGTAGAGATTGAAGCCTTAATCCAAAAACGCCAAGAAGCGCGTGCGAATCGTGATTTTGCGACAGCAGACCAAATCCGTGACCAATTGGCTGCTCAAGGGATTAAGCTCCTTGACACCAAAGATGGAGTGAGGTGGACTCGTGATTGATGTCAATCTTATTAATGGGATTGCGCTAGCTTTTGAGGGAGATGCGGTTTATTCCATGTATATTCGTCGCCATCTCATCCTTAAAGGCATGACCAAACCCAACAAGCTCCACCAAGAGGCAACTAAGTATGTGTCAGCCAAGGCTCAGGCTCGCCTGATTGCCCTCATGTTGGAGGAGCAAGTCTTGACGGAAAAAGAAGAAGAAATCTACAAACGAGGTCGCAATACCAATAGCCATACAAAGGCTAAAAATGCAGATGTGGTGACCTATCGCATGTCTACAGGTTTTGAAGCAGTGATGGGCTATCTCCATCTGACTGAAAATGTGGAGCGTCTAGAGACCCTAATTTCTTGGTGCATCCAAAAAGTGGAGGGCTAGGATATGATTGCAAAGGAATTACAAGACTGGTTTCCTGAGGCTCAGATTTCAGATCAGCCGATTGAGAAACCAGGCTATCTCACCCTCCCTTTAGCTTCTCAGCAGTGGATTATGCTGGAGGAATCTGTGCTCAGCGAGCGTGAAAAGCAGCTGGTTGCCCTTTTGACCCAACAAGAGCAGGCTTGTTCGCACAATCCTTGGTATCCCTATCTGATTGAAGGGAAGGGACAGGCACCGCAAGCTTTCAAAAAGATTCAATTGGTTTATTGTCATCTTTCCTATTTCCAACAGGAAAATCTAGCCTCTTGGCTAGACATGATGCGGACTCTTTTTCCCAACTGCCAAACAGTGCTACAGGTCGGTGCTCAGGATTATATATTTGTGCTTCAACAAGATAAGTACACCTCTGTTCGCTCAATCTTATCTGATACGATTGAAGCAGTGGAGTATGACTTTGGTCTTCGTCTGTCTATCATGTTAGGACAGGTTTGGTCACAGGCTGGGTATCATGCTCTGTCAGATTTAATCCAAGCAGAGCGAGACTTGTTTAAGACTTGGTGGCGTCAGGGGCATCAAGGTGTTCACACTTTTTCACAGCTCTATCTTTGGAGTATGGGAGAAAGAAGTGTGAATCTCAAAGTTATCAAAGAATTCCTACACCAGATGATTTTAGAACAAGATCAGATACAGGAAATTATTCTTTCTCTCTGGGACAACAGTGCTGTCTTAACTAAAACAGCCCAGCAACTCTATCTGCACCGCAATTCTCTCCAATACAAGATTGATAAATGGGAAGAATTGACAGGGCTACAGTTGAAGGAATTGACCGACCTGACCTTGTGTTATCAGTTGATTTTACCAGATATTCTTTAAAGTTTTGTG of Streptococcus oralis contains these proteins:
- a CDS encoding dihydrofolate reductase family protein yields the protein MAVYFYGCITMDGYLADSQHRIDWLHQLGSVEDTGYDDFYRQMDITIMGKRTFEEIQDLQDVESFYQATENYVFTHDRHLPVSNYQPVAGDVVDFVHQIDKGKNVFVIGGNSLVGPLLDADLFDHLIIQIAPLILGKGVPLFTQEEGQRFYQLDSLRQFGPFAELVFSRKSQK
- a CDS encoding Mini-ribonuclease 3, with protein sequence MIDVNLINGIALAFEGDAVYSMYIRRHLILKGMTKPNKLHQEATKYVSAKAQARLIALMLEEQVLTEKEEEIYKRGRNTNSHTKAKNADVVTYRMSTGFEAVMGYLHLTENVERLETLISWCIQKVEG
- a CDS encoding helix-turn-helix domain-containing protein, encoding MIAKELQDWFPEAQISDQPIEKPGYLTLPLASQQWIMLEESVLSEREKQLVALLTQQEQACSHNPWYPYLIEGKGQAPQAFKKIQLVYCHLSYFQQENLASWLDMMRTLFPNCQTVLQVGAQDYIFVLQQDKYTSVRSILSDTIEAVEYDFGLRLSIMLGQVWSQAGYHALSDLIQAERDLFKTWWRQGHQGVHTFSQLYLWSMGERSVNLKVIKEFLHQMILEQDQIQEIILSLWDNSAVLTKTAQQLYLHRNSLQYKIDKWEELTGLQLKELTDLTLCYQLILPDIL
- the cysS gene encoding cysteine--tRNA ligase, whose product is MIKIYDTMSRDLREFVPIEDGKIKMYVCGPTVYNYIHVGNARSTVAFDTIRRYFEYRGYEVAYISNFTDVDDKIINRAKEEGITPQEVADKYIAAFREDVTALGVKPATRHPRVVEFMDDIIRFVADLIEKGYAYESQGDVYFRVEKSHNYAKLANKTLEDLELGASGRTDEETARKENPVDFALWKAAKPGEISWESPWGPGRPGWHIECSVMSTEILGDTIDIHGGGADLEFPHHTNEIAQSEAKTGKTFANYWMHNGFVNIDNVKMSKSLGNFITVHDALKTIDGQVLRFFFATQHYRKPINFTEKAVHDAETNLKYLKNTYEQPFSGTVDAQELQNFKDKFVAAMDEDFNSANGITVVFEMAKWINSGNYDTSVKEALAAMLEVFGIVFVEEVLDVEIEALIQKRQEARANRDFATADQIRDQLAAQGIKLLDTKDGVRWTRD